The region caagtattttaaaataaataaataaatgaacaaatatttttctttaaataaaaataggCGTAATTCTATAAACAGAGAACCGAAAACGAAAGCAAAGTAACCGAGCGGTTCGTAagtttctattaaaaaaactaatgttgaaaatacaataGGCATCcgagttttcaaaatataatttaacctAATATTctacaaacatttttttaaacctaatattttttatacaaaatatttgaatttttttttaaccagtCGAATagcttttattcaaaatattagaaatttcccaaattattcattttttcaCGATTGTGTATGATTGATATAGGAATGAGAGGTTTGCCACGAATGTGTAAGACTATTATAACAATGTTCCTCTATAGAGGGAATCTTTTGCTTCCAAAAAGCCTAAAAAGTAGGGTAAGAAGAAACGTAAAGATGAGTTCAACCAACATGGACAACTTGTTTAGTCGAGAGGCTTGAGTCTGGTGGAATGCACGGGCCACGGGGACGTGATTTTGGTAGACGTTCCCGTACCGGAAACGTCCCAGGGACGGAAACACCATCGAAACGTTACGGGGACATCTTGAGGATGCAATGCATGTGATAATTGACCTATGCATGTTTTGAAATGAATTTTATTCGAAATTATAGTATTTTAAGCTAATCCACAAGAAATGGTTTCTTGATTGACACATTAGacatgttttgtatttttcagGTGAAGCTATTAGTAGTCATTACTTGACCGCTCTTCTCATGGCAGCTCCTTTAGCTCTTGGAGACGTGGAGATTGAGATCATTGATAAAATGATTTCTGTTCCATATGTTGAAATGACATTGAAGATGGAACGTTTTGGTGTTAGTGCCGAGCATAGTGATAGCTGTGATCGTTCTTTGTCACGAGACAGTCAGAAATACAAGTAAGACGGTCATAACTTAGAATCAGATTGACACAGAAGAATGACTGACCAAATGGCAAAATTGATTTAGGTCGCCTGGTAATGCTAATGTAGAAGGTGAAGGTGATGCGCCTAGTGCTAATTATTTTCTTGCTGGTGCTAACATTACTGGTGAAACTGTCATTGTTGAAGGTTGTGGAACAGCCAGCCTGCAGGTAATACTAAGTTTATGTGAAATTTGATTAGCTCAAAGTTTCGTCTTTGACTAGTTGTGTGAAGAATCtaagctctttttttttgtgtgtgatGAATCTCTAAGGGAGATGTGAAGTTTGCTGAGTTTCTTGAGAAAATGGGATGTAAAGTGTCCTGGACAGAGAACAGTCTTATTGACCATCTAGAGATGCTTTAGGAATGAGACACTTGCGCGCTGTTGATGTAAACATGAACACTTGAGAAAATGGGATGTAAAGTGTCCTGGACAGAAGACAGTCTCATTGCcctttgtattttttatttaaaaataaactaaacatcAATTTGTGTAGTTTATcaatattgtttagtttatttttaattctatgGGTTGCAACGGGATAGTTTCTTGAAGCTTTCTtctggttttataaaaaaattatcccAATGTAACACCAAAtgtaaaacagtttttttttttaattaatttaatattctttGAAAGAAGAAATTAACTAAACCTCGTAAGgtttaaaaattggtttaaataaaAGACTAAAAATGACTTACATCAACCCTATTTTACCCTACATAGGAAGATTTATAAGAAGGCTCATTTggacaaaaaattaaaaataagaagGCTCATttattggtatttttttttttggaacacgtTTATTGGAAATGTATagaaatttagagaaaaatCCGTAGCAAAATTGATGCTAAGGACTACCACATTATGCTAAGGACAACCACATTGATTAGATACTGATTTATAAGAAGGTTTATTTGGACAAACATGCACATTGATTAGATACCTGAATAtcttaaagtaaaaaaaataatgattttatttagGATAATAACTGGATCAGTAGGACAATTCGACTCATTTTTCTTgcatctttttattatattttaaaactttttaggCTTAGATACTTAGTCTAAAAGTATCAATGGAGCTGGGCCTAATATCAGCTGGAAGTGAAGATCCAAGAGGAACATGTCTAAAACTATCAATGGAGCTGGCCTAATATCAGCTGAAAGTGAAGGCCCAAGAGGAACGTGATCAAGATGCCGCGAAACGCCGACGATCAATTCACTCATGCTAATATCAGCTTGGCTCAACGAGAGCTTGGGTATAAACCCACGACGGATTTGCAGACGGGTTGAAGAAGTTGGTGAGAAGAAGCTCCGAGGATTCATTTGACATTCCAAAAAATCACcgaattttacaattttttattcgGTGGTGAACCATATATGTGTATTCAAGTGTGTGGACTTTATTTAACCTCGACAAATCTAAGTGAAACACTAAATCTTTAGTAAGTTCAAGTTTactaactttaaataaaaaatttaacggAATACGTAGCAAGTGATTGATGTCTGAATCAAATAAGTGGCTGTGGGAGTGAGCTTGCATGCTCTCAAAGAGAATGTACGTAGTCGggcaaaagaagaaaaacgatCAAATTCGGTTTCTTCAAAACGATATatacttactttttttttcaaagagaATGTAACGGACCATGTACTGATGATAACTCTAGTTATAATGGTGATAACATCTTCGCCGTGCGACAGTGTTAGAAAAAGAAGCCTTTTAcggcaacaaaaaaaaattaagaaatcaaGGGCATCATCTATTACCATCATAAGCTTCGGAGCTCCATCCGAATGTTTCGTGATAATATGTTCAGGTCCGGCTCTGCCGGTCCAGCGATGGACAGTTTAGcatgtatgttttttttacaggaatcaattttttttcctcgTTTGATTGCATATAGTAAACTTTAGAATGGACTGAATCATCACTGGAACATTGTTATTTGATTACATGTATCTATGATCACTTGTAAATGGTTGGTTCATATAAATTCAGTCTCTTTGCAAGTTGCTAAAAACCAAATTATCtaggaaatttaaaaaaaaaatcgcgAAAGAAGAAATCTTAGATAAAGACACTATGATATGGTGCCACTACTGATGTCCCATACGACTAAAGCAAAGTCAAGAGTATTGTGCAACCAAAATATGGAACTACTGAAGCTCCAAAGAAAGTCCatattaatttcatataaaatCAAGCGAATTTAATCAACAGAGAATGCATGGATGATTGCTGATTAAACATAAATGAAGGGAGTATAACTAACTCAACTCTATATTTTGAGGTGGAATGTAAAAAGGGGGGACTATGGATTCACCAGTTCTAAGGCTAATTAATGGCGAGATATGAGTAGGACAGACGATGGCGAGTTCGCCCATATCGTTCAAATGGACTCTATTAGGGGCCAAGTCGGGAAAGGAGCTAGCATTGACACAGAATGGTTCAGACTTGGAGAGGAAAATGGCTAGGTCTCCAATGTCTTTAGTGTAAACAGCGTTTCCTAGTCCGTCTAGCTTGAACACCATCAAAGCCTTTGTTTTCATCCTGGCAACGCCTTTGAAGAT is a window of Raphanus sativus cultivar WK10039 unplaced genomic scaffold, ASM80110v3 Scaffold2561, whole genome shotgun sequence DNA encoding:
- the LOC130505764 gene encoding 3-phosphoshikimate 1-carboxyvinyltransferase, chloroplastic-like, translated to MRGEAISSHYLTALLMAAPLALGDVEIEIIDKMISVPYVEMTLKMERFGVSAEHSDSCDRSLSRDSQKYKSPGNANVEGEGDAPSANYFLAGANITGETVIVEGCGTASLQGDVKFAEFLEKMGCKVSWTENSLIDHLEML